A stretch of DNA from Vulcanisaeta thermophila:
CATATGTACCTAAACACGGCCTGCGGGTGTGGTATATCCGCACTGCTCATCTTCTCCTCGGCAACCGCCAGCACAGTCCTACAATGCCCACTGGCCACGTGCCACCACGCGGCTATGGGCACCATGACCCCGGTGGCGCCCCCAACGAAAACCCTCATGGTTGGTTTACCCACACCGCCAGCCCCATCCGCCAGGTACTCACCCTTCATGTGAACCCCATCAAAGGTGTCAGGTGCGCTTCCAATGACCACGCAGTCAATATCCTTGAGGGTGAGCCCAGCCTCATCCAAGGCCTGCTTAGCCGCTATCCAGGCCAGCTCCTTCGGGGTTTCGAGCATTCTCCTCCTGAATAACGTAATCCCCGCACCAATGACCGCCGGCCTGTGTTTTACATATATGTTGCGTGGCATGTACCAATTATAATTCAAGGAATTATTAAGTATTAACCCCAGGTAATTACCTACTAAGCACAGCCACCACGCTGGTGGTCGTGGGTACACCACGCCATGAGTGGACCACGGCCTTCTCAGCCTTACTAACCTGCATCCTACCCGCCTCACCCCTTAGCTGCAGCACCGCATCTATCAACCTAGCCAGGCCGTGGACCTCAAACGGGACACCCTCACCCAGCGCGCCGCCGCTTGGGTTCACAGGTATCAAACCATCAATGTCGAACATCCCCTCGACCATGTACTTATGCGCCTCGCCCATTGGGGCCAGCTTCAACGCCTCTATAAATTGCAGCTCCTTGAAGCTATACCTATTATCCACCTCTGCGAAGCTTATCTCCTTGGCCGGGTCTTGGATACCAGCCATTTTGTAGGCTGCCTCGGCAGCCCTCATTGCATGCACTGGGAAGGACCACTCGTGGAATTCCAGGGCTGGGTCCTCGGTTACCCAGTGAATCCCATCTAACCATATGGGCGTGTCCGTGTACCTACGCGCCACGTCCTCACTGGCCAGTACCACCACGGCCGCTGCGTCTGAGTACGGTGCAATGTCCAGTTTCGTGAGGGGTGATGCCACGTATGGCGCGTTCAATACGTCGTCCACCGTTATGTTAGCACCATAACTGGCCCTTTCATTCCTAAGGGCGTTCCTCTTATCCTTAGCAACCACGTAGGCCAGGGCCTCCCTGGGCACATTAAACCTCGCCATGTATGACTGGGCCTCTAGGGCCGCCAATGCGTGGTAATTGGGTATGGCCAGGGGCCTCATGGTTATGGGGTCCATGGCGAAGAGCATCACATCATGTAGGTTCACTATATCGCTGGGTTTGGCGTGGGACTCGGCAACAATCACGTCGAACTGCCCCGTCTTTATGAGCATGTAAGCACTAGCCACGCATTGAAGCCCATCACCAGGAGTTGTGTAGACAGGCTTGAGCGTACCACCAATGGGCTCCGGCGCGAATTCATCAGCAATGGCTATCCCCTCCCAGAAGTCCTCCTGGCAGGAGGCGAAGGCGTCCACGTCAGTCCTTGGGTTAATGCCGCCCGCATCCTCGTATGCCCTCACGGCGGCCTCAAACATCATCTCCCTAAAGGATAATTCCTCAACCATGGGCCTAAAACCATACCAACCAACACCAATTATTGCAACTCTCGTCATAATGCAATTCCCCATCAACATATTTTAATGCATTACCCACCAATTTACTTATTAAAACCAGGGTAATTAATGCTATGATGAGGCTGGGCCTATTATTATTGATTGACTTAATTGTAGTTGTGGCAATGCAGTTAGCGGCCACTGTGCAGGATATCAGGACGAGGGAGATCAGTGACTGGACCTGGATCGTTGGGGGCCTGGTCTCCGCACCCCTGGGCTTCTACGTGTCCTACGTGAGCCACGAGTTGGGGATTTACATTGCATCGGTGATTGTGGGCGCCGTACTGGCCCTGGCGATTTACTACACGGGCGCCATGGGCGGTGCTGATGCCAAGTCCCTGGCGGTTCTTTCAGCGTCGGTGCCAACCTACGTGGTTAGTAATCCCGCGGTTACGATCATAAACATAACGCCCCTATCCATACTCATCAACTCCCTAATAATAGCACTGGTGATTTACATACCGTACAACTTCCTGGTTAGCCTCAGGTACCTTGGTAATTGCAGGGCGTTAAGGGACATGGGCGCCGCTAAGTACCTCTACATACTCATACTAATGTGCGTACCGGCGCACCGAGTCCTTAGGAAACCCAGTAATTACTCCATATCCCAGGTGTTCGGTGATGGTGAGCCGAGGCCCCTGGTCTCCCTGGGTATTCGTACCGAGGACCCAACAGCAGTGGTTGGGGATTGGTTGTCCAAGGGTTACATTGACGTGGACACACCAATACTGGTTACCTACCACATACCCTTCATACTACCCATAACCCTAGGGCTTGTGATTTACCTGGCACTTCACATGAATTTCCTAACCCTGGCATTATCGTTACTTTAGGTTAAGGTTTTTATTACACCCTTTACAACAGG
This window harbors:
- a CDS encoding thiolase domain-containing protein, translating into MMTRVAIIGVGWYGFRPMVEELSFREMMFEAAVRAYEDAGGINPRTDVDAFASCQEDFWEGIAIADEFAPEPIGGTLKPVYTTPGDGLQCVASAYMLIKTGQFDVIVAESHAKPSDIVNLHDVMLFAMDPITMRPLAIPNYHALAALEAQSYMARFNVPREALAYVVAKDKRNALRNERASYGANITVDDVLNAPYVASPLTKLDIAPYSDAAAVVVLASEDVARRYTDTPIWLDGIHWVTEDPALEFHEWSFPVHAMRAAEAAYKMAGIQDPAKEISFAEVDNRYSFKELQFIEALKLAPMGEAHKYMVEGMFDIDGLIPVNPSGGALGEGVPFEVHGLARLIDAVLQLRGEAGRMQVSKAEKAVVHSWRGVPTTTSVVAVLSR
- a CDS encoding A24 family peptidase; translation: MRLGLLLLIDLIVVVAMQLAATVQDIRTREISDWTWIVGGLVSAPLGFYVSYVSHELGIYIASVIVGAVLALAIYYTGAMGGADAKSLAVLSASVPTYVVSNPAVTIINITPLSILINSLIIALVIYIPYNFLVSLRYLGNCRALRDMGAAKYLYILILMCVPAHRVLRKPSNYSISQVFGDGEPRPLVSLGIRTEDPTAVVGDWLSKGYIDVDTPILVTYHIPFILPITLGLVIYLALHMNFLTLALSLL